GTGTGTAATACCTAAATTGTGGATGATAAAAGAGAAGGGTTAATCTCCTTATGTGTATTTTCCTTTTTTTATTAGAACATATGATGAATAATCATATTTAAAGTGAATAAATTAAGTAATGAAACATAAAtaatctatgcatcatgttggaggttATTTGTTTATGCACTTAATAatgataaaaatatatataaaatACTGAAGTTGGAGTTTAATCTAATTTGAAATCTAGAATAGAAattcaaaagagaaaagaaaagagaataaaaaaaaagagaagaagaaacctAGCTGGGCTGACACCATCGCTTTTGGCCCATCTGTGTTCTCCCTTTTTCCGGCCCAGCATCCCTCCGCGCCAGCCGTTCCCTCACCGCCAGGTGGGCCCCGCAGCACAGCCCAACCAGCCACTGCCTTGCATCCCTCTCCACCGACTGCAGGTTGGGGCCCATTGATCAGCCCTTGGGAAAGTAGGATCGGGTTGCGGTATTCGGGAGCTGGGACCTGAGCGCCAGTCTCTCTTCCCTTCTACTCGCGCGCGCGGACTCGCCCCCATGCCACTGCCAGGTGGGGCCGGGTCGCCAGGACTTTCTCCACTGCGCCATCCCAGGTCAGGGGGAATCGCGTCGTCCGGCGAGGAAATCGCAACAACCTCCCGCTTGCTAGCGGAGTAGCGGGGGTCGTTGGGGTAGGGCTCCTCTCGTCGACCTGGATGGTACCATATAAACCACTGTCGGGCAAACAACCCAGAGCGTTTAGAGAGAGAGAAGCCAGGGAGAAGGAGGAAGAGCCGCCGCGGTGATTTGGCGTTTCCTGGTCCTCGGCAGGGTTGTCAGGGGAGTCGTCAGGACACGGGCAAGCTTTGTACGCTACCAATTCAGCGAATAACCGACCGGGGTGCGtggaattgctcaccggagcaaaCCCTCCGCCGCCGAACCACCATCCGCTGTGAGCAGTGCACGCTATCGTCCGATTCCTGGTAATGACCTTTCCTCTCAATTCATGTTTATCTACGCATCGTGTAGAACACCAGGGCTCGGCTCACCGGCGTGCTCTCGCGCATCCCCCCTGACATCTCCGTCTCGGTCCATCTCCTGCCTTCACAGATCGTTAATTTCATCGATGGGTGCCATGGAGGACCGCAGCTCCAAGCAGGCAGGCGCGGGCTTGGTGGCCCACCTCCACGACGACCTCCTTGTGGAGATCCTCTCCCGCGTCCCCGCCAAGTCCATCTGCCGGTTCAAGTGCGTGTCCAAGGCCTGGCTCGACCTCATTGCCGGTCCCGACCACCGTAAGAAGCTCCGCCAACCCATGCAGGGACTCATCTACATGAATCCAGAGAAGGACCGCCACAGCTTCAGCTTCCTGGACCTGCCACTGACAGTAGGATCCGTGCCTCTGGACGTTGTCGACCCTGCAGGCTTCATCTCCTACCTGACGGAACAGCCTGGGATCCATCGCCTCGTCTTACTGGATTCCTGCAATGGCCTGATCCTATTCCAGCACCTTATGGAGCTGCCGCACTACAACAGTTTGGGCTATGTCGTGTGCAACCCGACCACGAAGCAATGGCGAGCCGTGCCCGAGCCCGACTGCAGCTCCCATGTACCAATAAACTACACATATTTGGCTTTTGATCCGACTGTATCCTCCCACTTCCACTTGGTCCGGTTCAAAAAGAATCGCGAATACATGGAGCCCATGTCGGTGCATGCTTACTCGTCTAAAACTGGGATATGGACCTATAGCCAAActgagaaagaagaagaagaatggcaGAATCAGGTCTACTTATCTATAAGTAATCGATGCGCCTTTGTTAATGGCTTCCTGCATTTGCTAGTTTGGGGCTCCAACAAAATGCAGATACTCATTGTAGATGTACAAGGACGTCCAAGAAGGATGATCAGACTGCCAGACGCGGCTGCTGGTAATTGTGAGGGATGCTACTGTGTTTACTTTGGCCAATCCCAGGGGCATCTGCACTGCATTACTAAACAATTATTCGACTTCAACGAAGAGAAATACGAGCTGTCCATCTGGGCTCTTCAGGATTACGATGCACAAGAGTGGGTGCTGAAGGACACTGTGAGCTCCCTCCAGCTCTTTGGAGGAAATTGCCCCACAAGTGTCGCATTGGAGTTGTACAGCGAGGTGGCCAGCATGCATCTGGATCGCAATGTGGTCTTCTTCTTTTCACACTGTGAACGTAGATTCATAGCATATGACATGGACAGCAAGGAAGTGAGTGTTTTCAGCAGTTCCAAAGCTATACACAGGTGGAAGGTTGGTTGCTATGTTCCTTGTTTCTCACCGGCGCCTCTCAAATAAGCACTACAAGCAATTAGTGCGTGGTCTAATACAAGTATGAGCTGCTAGCAACTTAGTTAGACTGTAATAAGGTCAAGTGAAGTATTTCGTCCATGAGTGTTTGGTCTAATTAGTTCCGCAAGCCTGTTGAGGcatttatatatatatgtagtCTATATTTATGGATGCTAGTTAAATTAATGGATACGTTGTATGATTTATGTTTTTGGCTATACATAAGTTATTATATGCATGATTTATATGCTTCCTTTTGTTGGCTGTAGTAACGAGCAGCTCGTTGTTTATGTCGAATTTTGTTTATTTGGTCGATCTTTGGTAAAATCGTCTTCCGTTTCTTGGAAATCTTGCATGCTAGTATGGACCGGTTTCAAATATTATTGCCTGTCGAATTTATATTAGTTCTGCTGGTGCTTGAAGCATTGGCGAGGGAGTTCCAGCTTTGGTTTGGATGGAATCATTGTATATTGGGTGTCAGTTTCTGAGTAAAAAGGTAGTTCCCTCCGATCGACAGAAGTAACATGTTGGACCAGCCTGATAGATTATGGTGGGAGATAGCTATTTCTACATTTCCATAAAACCCAAAGAAAAATTGCACTAATAGTTATTACTAGCTATACGACCAGTTTTTTATGTCAAGCAATACTTGTCAGCTGCTCGCTGAAACCTTtgaattggctccaaatctttggtTGCACGTTCTTCCTCGAAAAATACCTGAGCATATTCGTGCTGTGCAGCAATGTCATTATCAGGAGCTTGCTCCAGTATGCCAGGAATTTTCTGTTAGAATTCGGCTCTTTTAGCCTATTTATGGCTGGCCCAATTCATTTTTAGGAAGCTAATATGTTGTGCAGAGATGGCATAGGGGTTTAGAAAGCTAATCAGTGCGCGTAGATATGGCTTAACTCCTCGCGAGGGCACTGGGTGTGCCGTTCTTAACGGTGTGTTGTATTTTATAATCTCGGGTGAATAAGAAGAAGATCGAGATCAGATTGTTGCTGTAAATGTGCAAGGGTGAAGTTCAGATTGTTGTCGGGTCCTCTTGCTTAGATGTTCTATATCCTATATTCCTATTCCTTCTGATGGTGACGCTTTTCTTCTTCCAACCAGCTGTATGTGAGTTATGCAACATGGTGCTTTGTGAGCACGCATGTGGCTTTATAGTTCTTTCTGCTGAATGCTTGGATGTATCCTATATTCCTTCTGATGGTGATGCTTTTCTTCTCTCAACACCCTGTACGTGTGTCAGCCTTTTTTACTTTACATATGCAACGTGATGTTTGtgaacatgcatgcatgcacgtgGCTTTTTAGTTCTGCTGAATATCTTTTGTAGTGGTGAAACTGAACTTAGTTAGGCTTGCAGATTTGATATTGGTCAAGCAAAAGTACAATAATGAGTCGGTCTCGGAATATATTCAGAGGTTTAGAGATGTCAAAACCCATCGCTTGAGCTTGATTATATTGCCGAAAAGGATTCAGCCAGCCTTGCCTTTTCTGGTTTGCTTGCTGGTATCAAAGATATAGATAAGAAGGGCAAGAATGTTCAGATATTAATCAGGCTTTACAAAAGCCTTTACTGCAAGAAAACCATGCTTTCCAAAATATTAGTCGTTTTAGCTCTTGGTTTTTATGTCGATGTTTAAATGGATGAAGATGAACCTAGACATATATATAGAACACATACACCAAGTATTGTATTATTCTATTTATTaactaaaacgaattttaatttgggGCGTAGGGAgtattagggtgtgtttggttggacgTATAAGAAGGGATGGAAGGGGACGACCACAATTTATATAGTATTTGGATGAGAGTCACACGGGCTGAGTGAACACGGGAGCAATTTTTTTGGCGGTGTGGTCCCAAAAAATCGTTGGGACAGTGTCGCCCCTGTCTCATCCTACTTTgatctcaaaccaaacacatcgtTAATCATGCTTTACAATAGGTCGTCGCAAGCGCAAGGGCTGGCGCACGGGGCAACAACAACGATGGACGTGAGAGGCTAGGATGTTGTCGGGCGTGCAGGGCTAGGGCGGTGCTAGCGCATGGGGTAGGCGTGCCATCGGCTGCGAGGCCAGTCGGGTGCGCTAGTGGTGGGGTGTGGGGGCACTGGCGCGAGCAGGGTATGAAAAGATGCAGTCATGCTTGGGACGGGGTGACGATGGGCCCTTAGGGTTAGGGGCGGTTGCGGCCATGAGGGGACTGGGCGGAGGCGAGCGCGCGGGGTCGAGGACAGCGCTGggccaggggcgggggcgcgaAGAGCATGGATAGCGACAACAACAAGCTACAAAATAAGAAAGCGACGGAAGAAGAGCCGAGCGTGAGGCTTATACATGACTAATTTTCGGCGAATGATAGTTCGTCACAGAAATTAAATCTTCACTAGTTAGTTGCTCGTGCTTTGCTACGatttctatatatcatatagaTAAACATTAATTCAATGAGATATATAGTCAAGCATGATTATATTTTTAAAATTTCTAATTATTAGTATTTACATATTTAAATTATCGTTCCTTTTTAAACATAAACAAATGTGTGGTTTGGTGATAAACGCTAGATGTTTGGAGCTAGAGTGGTGTAGATGTGAGTCCTCAACACCGACTATTTTCTGTGCAGCTCAGTGAGCAAGCGCACGGGAGTGCACTGAGCGTGGGGGCGTAGGACCACAACAAGCCCACTTAAATATATACAGTACTCTCTTCGTTTtagttttatttatttatcaCCGATTAATTTAAAATAAACTAGTGGGCGACTAAACAACCCTAATTACGACGGTTGACAGTTAGCCACCAAAATTTTTTTTCGTGGTCCACTAGTAcagagaagctctatagtggcggtcgtAAACCTATTTATAGTGACGTTTTATGTAACCGCCAGTACTAGAGGtcagtagaaatcatcatttttacaggcggttaactgaggaccgccagtgaaaatcgatttttacTGGCGGTCGGCATAATAAACCGCCAGTAAAAATCgttttttcactggcggtcggcatAATAAACCGTCAGTAAAAATCGTTTTCAGGAAACATAAAAACGTGTTTTAAAAATAGCAAAAAAAATATTTTTTGGTGAGGCCTCGGCCCACCCACCCTCACTCGTCTGTCTCTAATTGAAGTCGCAAGTCGTAGCATTTTTCGTGTACTACGCGCAGTTGCTAGGAATCGAACACCTAAACTTCACCCTCACGCGTACCCTCCTCTACCATTCCACATATGACTTGTTTTGTGTCTAATTTGTagttttgttgcccacatattacaaccaactgagtgtaaactgcttgtttgagaccgtaaacgaattcaaataaaaaatttgtcaactacaaatttgaataaattttgaagttctacaactttcattttgacacttttttcatccgaggttgtttgcaaaatttgaattttaaatttgacaaatttagatacaatttttgagagtcgaaatgatttcaaataaaaaaagttgtaaactacaaagttttataacttttagagatctacaacttttattttgagggTTTCATCATACGAGATCGTTGGAAAAAAAACtcaaaaaattaaggataaaaatgatttctagtggcggttccttaaaaaccgccactagaaatcgatttctacggacggttccttaagaaaaccgccactagaaattatggatttctactggcggttttcataaAGAACCGCCTCtaaaaatacgatttctagtggcggttttcttaagaaaccgccactaaaaatagcgCAGGCGGTTGATAACTGAATCCGCCTGTAAAAATATACCACACCGCAGGCTTTGAGCATTTTTCTACTAGTGGTCATGTGTGAGCGGTCAAAAATAAAGTCATTTTCGATAGCGTAGCATCCGAAAATAAATCGGGCTGAAGATTTGCGAGAAAAACACGGAATGAGGGGCTGGTGGAGCGACCTTTTTCTTTTCAATTTTTATCATAAACGGCGCGGTTGTGAGTGCAAGGGATGGTGGATGGTGGAGGACGCGTTGtgacttagggtctgtttggttgggctgtggctgtgaaaaaagttactGTGGGCTctaagctgtggaaaaagctactgtaggctgtaagctgttaaaaagttAAAAATCGTTTTGTGGAAAGTCGTTAAAAAattcactaaaagtcgttaaaaattcttcgatatatgttttcatagtTCCATCCGAAAAGTCACTAAAAACAGGTGTagaggtgctttcagatttgcactacgagaaagttggcttttagaaaaagctgcttccttgaTCCACACTTTTGGttgacttttggcttttagggggacaAAAACCAAAGCAAGTCAAACCAAACATACCCTTAGCCCACGCACTCCACCCCACCCCACCCCACTGCCGGCGGCCGGCCGGAAGCTAACTGCCCCACCCACCGCCAGTCCGCCACCACCGCCCGCCGTGAAATGGAGAACGTAGAAACGGAGGCAGTGGCCGGCGGGTTCCTCCCCCATGTCCCCGAAGGTCCCTTGATTGAAATTCTCTCGCGTCTCTCCATCAAGGATGTCCTCCCATCCACATGCTCGTTCAAAGAACAACTTTCCAGACGGCCGTAAGATTCTTCCCGAAACCCTCTGCAAGGGTTTTTCTACATCGGCTGCGACTGCACGAGGAACGGCGGCGATGGTGGAGAGGATGGAGACGGCAGCGGCACGGACGACGGCGATGATGGTGACCGCAGCGGTGATAGCGACCGCGTTGATGGAGATAGTCATGAAGAGGGAGACGACGGTGCCCACGGAACGGAGACGACAACGGTGGTGATGGGCCTGACGGCAGCAGCGGCACGGACGAGAGGATGGATACGCAAGCACTAGTGACGGTGACTACGGTTTGcatttcttggacctgatgcctAGATCCATGCCTGTCCTAGATGACACGGCGGACAAGGGATTTGCCTTCATGCCGGCGCCGGCCAATCTAGGCAGCGAGCTTTGGGTGCAGAGAGCGTTCAGAAGGCTACATCGGCAGCGCTGTTCTGAACGACATGCTGCATGTCTTGGTGCGGCGCAGTGcaaacgacgacgacggcgacggcgacttGCTCATAGTTGCTATGGACGGGGACGAAGGAAGCATACGCAGGATCATTCCCTGGCCACTGGGCGTCTATTCCAGAGCCGTCTTCGATTCTTCGTTGGCCAGTCCCATGGGCGCCTGCACTGCATCAGGACGGAGTTTACGTGTGCGTACAGAGACGACGACAGGCCCATTGACGTTCTTCAGGACTACGATGCAGCTGGAGCTGAAGGGTGGCGCAGAAGAAGACACAGCAGCATTCGAGAAGACCACCAGCAGCTTATAATACAACATGAGTAGGTCTCTACTTTGCGCGTGCCTCCTCACTCTCGGGCAGAAGCATATAAGAGCTACTGGATTGTGGGGCCGTACGTGCGTTGATCAGAAGCTTTGGGACGAAATCTACCGGTAGCATGCATCTTACTGTTATTAGGTGTGGTGCATTTTTAGTTCTCCAAATCCTCTTGCTTGGATGTTCTATCCTATTCCTTCTTTCAACCAGCTGTATGCATGTGAGTTAGCCTCCGTTAACATTACATATGCAGCTTCAATTCGTCCTTGTGAACATGCATGTGGGTTTTTAGCTCTGCTGAACacgagtagaaaagagctcaaagccgaCGATGTTCGAATTTTTACTGACGGTTTCAGTTATCAAACGTTTCAGTGAATAAAACCAGTGAGACCGACTTAAGGAACCGACAATGACTTTAGTACTATAAAATACCCCTTCTTCCTCCTCAATAAGAGTTGTAGCTCGCAACCAACTTCTATTGCAGGTGATTTTGGATGTCCAGATTTTACAAAATATAAGGGGTgagttttgatcttcattttgcCACATTTtatatctagggtttcaccatgtgagagagagtatagctaggttattttctctatttcctcaaatgaggttgtttaagatggttagattttgtttatcctctctcctttttcatgtttagttctcaaatcattttatccatgacatattaagttgtttaatgaaCAGTACATGTGTTGTATGGAGAGAGAGGAAGATatgtttggtaattaagattgtttttattagttgctatgaaaaGTTGGTTTAATAATGTTTCAATTGTCAATTATTgttcaattttaactacatttttgaactagacctt
This portion of the Zea mays cultivar B73 chromosome 2, Zm-B73-REFERENCE-NAM-5.0, whole genome shotgun sequence genome encodes:
- the LOC103648245 gene encoding F-box protein At5g07610-like; this translates as MGAMEDRSSKQAGAGLVAHLHDDLLVEILSRVPAKSICRFKCVSKAWLDLIAGPDHRKKLRQPMQGLIYMNPEKDRHSFSFLDLPLTVGSVPLDVVDPAGFISYLTEQPGIHRLVLLDSCNGLILFQHLMELPHYNSLGYVVCNPTTKQWRAVPEPDCSSHVPINYTYLAFDPTVSSHFHLVRFKKNREYMEPMSVHAYSSKTGIWTYSQTEKEEEEWQNQVYLSISNRCAFVNGFLHLLVWGSNKMQILIVDVQGRPRRMIRLPDAAAGNCEGCYCVYFGQSQGHLHCITKQLFDFNEEKYELSIWALQDYDAQEWVLKDTVSSLQLFGGNCPTSVALELYSEVASMHLDRNVVFFFSHCERRFIAYDMDSKEVSVFSSSKAIHRWKVGCYVPCFSPAPLK